The Mauremys reevesii isolate NIE-2019 linkage group 13, ASM1616193v1, whole genome shotgun sequence genome contains a region encoding:
- the VSTM2L gene encoding V-set and transmembrane domain-containing protein 2-like protein isoform X2 codes for MTAHAGEDVEMACSFRGSGSPSYSLEIQWWYVRNHQDWTDKQTWASNQLKASQQEETGKEATKISVVKVVGSNISHKLRLSRVKPTDEGTYECRVIDFSDSKARHHKVKAYLRVEPEESSEAPHHGSSARHMQDTQLLGGQLSDHAGLSGPPSHHQHHHHKMGKELRKRAADTSCLL; via the exons ATGACGGCCCACGCTGGGGAGGACGTGGAGATGGCCTGCTCCTTCCGAGGCAGCGGCTCCCCCTCCTACTCGCTCGAGATCCAGTGGTGGTACGTTCGCAATCACCAGGACTGGACAGACAAACAGACGTGGGCTTCAAACCAG CTAAAAGCATCTCAGCAGGAAGAAACTGGGAAGGAGGCCACGAAAATAAGC GTGGTGAAGGTGGTCGGCAGTAACATCTCCCACAAGCTGCGGCTCTCCAGGGTGAAGCCCACCGACGAGGGGACGTACGAGTGCCGGGTGATCGACTTCAGCGACAGCAAAGCCCGGCACCACAAGGTCAAGGCCTACCTGCGGGTGGAGCCGGAGGAGAGCTCTGAGGCGCCCCACCACGGTTCCTCCGCCAGGCACATGCAAGACACCCAGCTGCTGGGCGGCCAGCTCTCTGACCACGCCGGACTGAGCGgccccccctcccaccaccagcaccaccaccacaaaaTGGGCAAAGAGCTGAGGAAGCGGGCGGCAGACACCTCCTGCCTGCTGTAG